The DNA segment GCGAGGGCGGCGAGTCCCGCTCGTGGCCCAGCGCCGAAGGCGTGGTCACCCGCTCGGAGTTCCGGGCTGACACCACCTGGAGTTCGGGCCGCCACGGCCAATCCAGGAACATCCGCCGCTACTGGGCCATTCGGTACGACTACTCGGTGGGCGTGCAACGCTATTCTGCGCGACGGGTGAAGATCGGCAAGGACATGGAGTCGATTTTCGGCGAGAAGGCACAGGCCGTGGTGGACCGCTACCCTGTCGGTGCCCGGGTGACCGTGCGCTACCGCCCCGGGAGCCCTGAAGTTGCGACGCTCCAGGCGGGGGTGGACGACAACGCGTTCCTCGCGCTTGGCTTTGCTGCTCTGTTCTTCTCCTGCGGCGTATGGATTCTCTACGTGTTGCGCCCCGGCGGGCCGATCAACTGATGCGAACGTTCCTGACCGCCCTGCGCGCGCTCCTCGGCCCGCTCGTGCCTTGAGCGCCGGTCGCACTCCGGCGTAATCACGTTCGCCTGCACGCGCCTGAACTTGAGGGCGTTCGGCTGTACCGGTTCCCTGCTGGTCTACCTTCTCCTGATGAGGCCTGATGATCCGATTACTCCTTACAAGCATCGCCGTTCTCTCAATTGTGGCTCCCGCAGCCGCTCAGCAGTCCACGGAGGCGCTAGTCGGTGCACGGGTACGCTTCGCGGTGCCTCAATATGTCAACGGTGCCATGATAAGCGGAACCCAGCGGCCCTCAGCAGGCACACTCGTCGGCATCGACGGTTCCTGGGTCACGGTTCGCCTGAAGAGTGACGGGACCCTGCTTTCCGCTCCTTTCAGCGGGATCAAGCGCTTCGACGTCAGTCGCGGGACGATCTCCCCCGCTGAGGGTAGGCGGCGCGGGCTGCGAACCGGCGCCCTCGTGGGCGCTGGCGTGACGACGGCAGCGTACGGACTCGGCTATCTCATGTACTTTGTGGCCAACAAGCTGGAGGAAGGTACTTGCCCCCTCGAGAGTCTGGCTTGTGAGCGCCTGAATGGATCAGGTTTACCCTACGCAGGACCGGTGATCATCGGCGGCACGATTGGTGGTGCCGTGCTAGGTCTCACCCTTGGTGCACGAGAGCAGGAGCGGTGGGAGGCAGTAAGTCTTCGCTCCTTAGGTCCGGGTACGACCCAGAATCATCCCGTCCTCTCCGTGTCGCTGGGTCTCTGATAGGAAGTCTCCATCGTTCGCGGTGACACAGACCTGCGGGGATCGTCAGTGGAGTGTGCAGGCGTGTGGTGACCTCAGGGTTGGACGCTGCTTTCCGCGCCGATTCAGGGCGTGCAGACTCAGAAACCCTCACCGGCCAATTTTTCCCATGCTTTCTCACCGCATCCGAGCGTCGGCCGTAGTGGCTCTCTCACTCGTCCTGGCCGGTTGCTCCGAGCAGGTCCGGCTCTCGACCGGGGACGGTAAGGTCGCGCTGAGCTACGCGTGTGACCGCCCCTCATCGCAGGCACAAACGCCGGCCGCGCAGCAGCTGCTCAAAGAGTACGCGGCGCTGATCGGCCAGGACGCCCGCATTCACGACCGCATTCCCCGCCTGGATCCGCTCCTTTCTGCATACGCCGCCGAGGACTTTGCTGCGCTGGAGGAGCAGGTCGTCGCGTACCTGTGCGAGTTCGGCGATGTCCGTGCAGCGGTGCGCGCGGCGGAGCGGCCGCCCGTGTTCCCGGAGACCGGAAGCGCAGCCCTGCCCTTCGAATTGCCCCTCCTGAGCCTTCAACGAGGTGCAGGCACGCCGTTCGTCTCCTCCACGGCGCGCTTCCGCCTGGAGGAACAGCGCGGGAAGGTCGTCGTGCTGAACTTCTGGGCCACGCGGTGCCACCCGTGCCTCGAGAAGCACCCCGAGCTCGTCGAGCTGGCCGAGCGGTACAGGGATCGGGGCGTGCTCATCTACGGGATCGTCCACAGGGAGTCGCCTGCGACGGCGGCGCAGTGGCTTCGGGAGAACGGGGGCGAGAGCGAGTACCGGATGCTCGTCGATTCAGATGGTGCGGTGGGCCGCCTCTACCGCGTGCAGGGAATCCCGCGCACGTTCATCATCGGTTCGGATGGCCGGATCGCCCAGGCGACCTGGGGCCACTTCTCTGGGCTGGAGGAGGCGATCCAGACGCTCCTCCGCGAGCCCGCCTGACGGTTGCGCTGCAGGCGACATGCAGTCGGCGACCCTTTCAGCGCCTGGTGCCCTGAGCGTCGGCCGCACTCCCGGCGCAAGTTCACGTTCGGCTGCACGCGCCTGAACTTGAGGGCGTTCGACCACGCCATGCTCCAGCCGGGCACAGCGATTGCGCCCGGCTGCAACTTCGTCCCGGGGTGTCCACGTCTCTGGAGATGACTCATGCGGGCAGTGGTTTGCGGCCTCGCGTTCGCCCTCGCTATCGCTGGGTGTAAGCCGGAGCGCCAGCCTGTTCCGATCCGACAGGTGCCCGACGCGCAACCGGCGACCGCCGATGCATCGTCGCCCGACCGGAGCGTGGCAGTTACTTTCGACGATCTCCCTGGCGCGATTGCGGGCGGCCCGCCCGTGTTGCGCTCGGTCACGGACCGGCTGCTTGGCCACATCCAAACCGCAGGCGTTCCAGCGATAGGGTTCGTCAACGAGGAGAAGCTAGCGAGACCAGGCGAGGAGGCCGAGCGCACTGCGCTGCTGGAGCGATGGCTCGAGGCCGGGATGGAGTTGGGGAACCACACGTACTCGCACCCATCCCTCTATCATACACCTCTGGCGGAGTATCAGTCAGACGTGCTGCGGGGCGAGAGGGTCACCCGAGGGCTACTTGCCGAGCGCGGCATGCGCCCGCCGCGCTACTTCCGGCACCCGTTCCTGAATACCGGACCCGACCTGGAGACCAAGGAGGCGTTCGAGCGCTTCCTGGCTGAGCACGGTTACATCGTGGCCCCGGTTACGATCGACAACGACGATTGGCTCTACGCGGCGGCCTACACCGAGGCAGCCGCCCGGAGCGACAGCACACTGATGCGCCGGATTGGTGAAGATTACGTGCGCTACATGGGCGAGACGTTCGACTTTCATGAGCGTCTTTCGCAAGAACTGCTGGAGCGCGAACCGGCGCAGGTGCTTCTACTGCACGCGAATCTGCTCAACGCTGATTACTTCGACGAACTCGCGGCCATGATGCGCGAGCGCGGCTACCGCTTCGTCTCATTACAGGAAGCTCTGAAGGATCCGGTGTATCAGTTGAGCGACCGCTACACAGGCCCGAAGGGCATATCGTGGCTCCAGCGTTGGGCTATTACTCAGGGTAAGGAGGAGGGCGAGCCACCTTCCGTGCCGCAGTGGGTGCGCGCAATTGCCCAGCGTTGAAGCTGGCCCAACGAGGGCGATTCAGGCGACATGCAGCCGGCGGGCCTTCACCGCCGGGTGCCCTGAGCGCCGGTCGCACTTCAGCGTAAGTTCACGCTCGGCTGCCCGCACCTGAACTGGAGGGCGTAAGGCCGCTCCCCTGGACAGTCTGAGCGAGATGACACCTGACGAAGAACTGGATGTCGCCCGCGTCTGGCTTCGGTATGCGACCGATGGGCGAGCAGAAGATTTCTGGGCCTGGGACCGCCTGGCTACGCTCGTCGTCGACCAGCCGGAGCAAGCCTGGCCGATCCTGCTGCGCATCATTGCGGACGCCCCTGAGGATCAGCTCGGCAACGTCGGCGCTGGGCCGCTGGAGAACCTGCTGAGCGAGCATGCCACGGCGCTGGGGGAGCGCGTCGAGGAACAGGCGCGCCGCAGCTCGCGATTTCGCAGCGCGCTGTCGTCGGTGTGGCTGTCGCATGGGGAGGTCCCACCCCCACTGCAGGAAAGACTGCAGCACCTCACCGGCGGAAGGATCCGTATCCCCGGCAGTCAGCCATGAGTATCTCCGCGCCCCAACGAGTAACGAGAGCGCTGCAGGCCACATGCGGCCAGAGATGTTTTC comes from the Longimicrobiaceae bacterium genome and includes:
- a CDS encoding DUF3592 domain-containing protein is translated as MENPNIHEIRRHRELHGGGLKEAKRHVERMQAAAHNAATELPRRGFLERTPAGDAWRRSMGRLLGTAMLLGLAGYLFYLCFLIGPPSLGAIREGGESRSWPSAEGVVTRSEFRADTTWSSGRHGQSRNIRRYWAIRYDYSVGVQRYSARRVKIGKDMESIFGEKAQAVVDRYPVGARVTVRYRPGSPEVATLQAGVDDNAFLALGFAALFFSCGVWILYVLRPGGPIN
- a CDS encoding TlpA disulfide reductase family protein, yielding MLSHRIRASAVVALSLVLAGCSEQVRLSTGDGKVALSYACDRPSSQAQTPAAQQLLKEYAALIGQDARIHDRIPRLDPLLSAYAAEDFAALEEQVVAYLCEFGDVRAAVRAAERPPVFPETGSAALPFELPLLSLQRGAGTPFVSSTARFRLEEQRGKVVVLNFWATRCHPCLEKHPELVELAERYRDRGVLIYGIVHRESPATAAQWLRENGGESEYRMLVDSDGAVGRLYRVQGIPRTFIIGSDGRIAQATWGHFSGLEEAIQTLLREPA
- a CDS encoding polysaccharide deacetylase family protein, yielding MPDAQPATADASSPDRSVAVTFDDLPGAIAGGPPVLRSVTDRLLGHIQTAGVPAIGFVNEEKLARPGEEAERTALLERWLEAGMELGNHTYSHPSLYHTPLAEYQSDVLRGERVTRGLLAERGMRPPRYFRHPFLNTGPDLETKEAFERFLAEHGYIVAPVTIDNDDWLYAAAYTEAAARSDSTLMRRIGEDYVRYMGETFDFHERLSQELLEREPAQVLLLHANLLNADYFDELAAMMRERGYRFVSLQEALKDPVYQLSDRYTGPKGISWLQRWAITQGKEEGEPPSVPQWVRAIAQR